Within bacterium, the genomic segment AGAGGAAGTGGTGAACGTCAAGAACTTCGGCCGGAAGTCGCTCGACGAGGTCAAAGAAAAGCTCGCTGCGCTCGGGCTGGAGTTGCGCCGGAGGGGGGCCTGATGGCGCTCGGGCAAAAGGGGCGGCGGCTCGGGCGCGACACCGGGGCGCGATTGGCCCTGTTTCGGGGACTGGTGTCGGCCCTCATCGTCGAGGAGCGTATCGCCACCACGGAGCACAAGGCCAAGGAGACGAAAAAAGTCGCCGACCGGGTGATCGACCTCGCGCTGCGTAACGACCTGCATGCCCGCCGGCAGATCGCGCGGCTGTTGACCGATCGGATGGTGGTGCGGCGTCTCTTCGGGACGATCGTGCCCCGCTATCAAAAGGGACGGGGAGGATACACCCGGATTATCCGGACCGCTCCGCGGCGAGGCGACGCCGCGCCGATGGCCCTGCTCGAGCTTGTGAAGTAGCGGGACGCTCGCCGCCGGCGTCCCGGCCTCTCGATGGTCCCTCCCCTGATCGCGGTCCGGGACCTCCACTACGCGTACCACCCCGGCACGCCCGATTCCACCCCGGCGCTCCAAGGCATCGATCTGGATGTCGCCTCCGGCGAATGCCTCGCCATTATCGGCGGGAACGGCTCGGGCAAGAGCACCCTGGCCAAGCACCTGAACGCGCTGCTGCTGCCCACCTCCGGCGAGGTGCGCGTGGACGGCATCGACACTCGCGATCCGGAGGGCGCGTGGCAGGTCCGCCAGCGGGTCGGCATGGTATTCGAGCATCCGGACAATCAGATCGTGGCCGCGGTCGTCGAAGAGGACGTCGCGTTCGGGTGCGAGAACCTTGGTCTGCCGCCCGCGGAGATCCGTGATCGCGTGGACCGGGCGTTGCAGACCGTCGGCCTCCAGTCCCTACGGCGCCACCCCCCACACCAGCTCTCAGGCGGCCAAAAGCAGCGCGTGGCGATCGCCGGCGTGCTGGCCATGCATCCGCGGTGCCTGGTCTTGGACGAGGCGACCTCCATGCTCGATCCTCAAGGACAGCAGGAGGTGATGGAGACGGCGCTGGGGCTGTGCCGCCGGGACGGGTTGACCTTGGTCCTCATCACCCACACGATGGAGGAGGCGGCCGCGGCGGACCGGATCGTTGTGATGGCCCAAGGGCGGATCGCTCTGGCGGGGGCCCCGGCGGAGGTCTTCGCGCAGGAACGTGAGCTGCGCCGGCTCCGGCTCGAGGCGCCGGAACTCGTACGCCTGGGCCGCGCGCTCGCCGCGGACGGGATCGCCGTGCCTTCCGACCTGCTCACGCTCGATGCGCTCGTCGACGCCCTCGCGCCCCGCCCATGATCCGCTGTGAGCACCTGACATACATCTATGGACGGGGCACGCCGTTTCAGGTGCAGGCCCTCACCGACGTGTCGCTGGAAATCCGCGCAGGGGAGATCGTCGGCGTGATCGGGGCCACCGGATCGGGCAAATCCACGCTGATCCAGCACATGAACGGCCTGCTCCGCCCCGCGAACGGCCGGGTGCTGCTGGACGATGTCGACATCCACGGATCACGCGTAGATCGCCGCCGCATCCGGCAGCAGATCGGCCTCCTGTTCCAGTACCCCGAGCAGCAGTTGTTCGAGGAGACCGTGCTGGCGGACGTGGCGTTCGGGCCGCGGAACTTGGGTCTGACCGAGGAAGACGCCCGCGCTCGGGCCCACCGTGCGCTCGAGCAGGTGGGCCTGCCGCCCGACCGGTTTGGATCCCGCTCGCCGTTCGATCTCAGCGGGGGGGAGATGCGGCGCGCGGCGATCGCCGGGGTCCTGGCCATGGAGCCCCGGATGCTCATTCTGGATGAGCCGACGGCCGGCCTCGATCCGATGGGGAGGCGTGATCTCCTGGACCACGTCCGCCGGCTCCACCGCGACCGGGGGTTGACGGTCGTGCTGATCACGCACAGCATGGACGCGGTGGCGCAACTGTGTGAGCGCCTGTTCGTCCTCGATCGAGGCCGCCTCGTGGCCGAGGGTGCGACGCGGACCGTGTTTGCCGACGCCGCCCGCCTCACGGCGCTCGGGTTGGGAGTGCCACAAGTGACCCGCCTCGCCCACCGGCTCCGGGAGCGCGGGGTCCAGGTCCGGGCAGACTTGTTGACGATCGAGGAAGCCCGAGTCGCCATTCGCGAGGCGCTGGCGGTACGGGGCCGTGGACCTCTTTAAGGGGCTCGTCCTCGGGCAGTACGTCCCAGTGGACTCCATCGTCCACCGCCTCGATCCCCGCACCAAGATCCTGGCCACCGTCTTGCTGCTGGGCGTGCTCTTTGGCGTCGGCGCGTTTGCCGGCCTGGCGCTCCTGACCGCGTTCCTCGGCGGCGTCGCCCTCATCGCGCGGATCGGTCTCCGATATCTCCTCCGCGGGATTCGGCCCCTGTTCTGGCTCCTGGTGTTTGCCGTGGTGCTGCAGGTGTTCTTCGGAGAGGCGGGGGGCCACCCGATCGTCCAGTGGGGCCCGGTCGTGATCACGCGCGAGAACGTTACCCAGGCCGCGTTCTATGGCTGGCGGTTGATTTTGCTGGTCCTGTCCACAACGCTGATGACGCTCGTCACGTCTCCCGTGGAATTCACCGACGGGCTGGAGCGTCTGCTTCGCCCGCTGCAGCGGGTGGGCGTTCCCGCCCACGATCTGGCCATGATGATGACGATCGCCCTGCGGTTCATTCCGACGCTGCTCGAAGAGGCCGAGAAGATCATGAAGGCGCAGATGGCGCGGGGCGCCGAGTTTAGCCGGGGGGGCCTGGTCACGCGCGCTCGGGCGCTGATCCCGCTGCTCGTCCCGCTGTTTGTCAGC encodes:
- a CDS encoding energy-coupling factor transporter ATPase: MIRCEHLTYIYGRGTPFQVQALTDVSLEIRAGEIVGVIGATGSGKSTLIQHMNGLLRPANGRVLLDDVDIHGSRVDRRRIRQQIGLLFQYPEQQLFEETVLADVAFGPRNLGLTEEDARARAHRALEQVGLPPDRFGSRSPFDLSGGEMRRAAIAGVLAMEPRMLILDEPTAGLDPMGRRDLLDHVRRLHRDRGLTVVLITHSMDAVAQLCERLFVLDRGRLVAEGATRTVFADAARLTALGLGVPQVTRLAHRLRERGVQVRADLLTIEEARVAIREALAVRGRGPL
- the rplQ gene encoding 50S ribosomal protein L17, whose translation is MALGQKGRRLGRDTGARLALFRGLVSALIVEERIATTEHKAKETKKVADRVIDLALRNDLHARRQIARLLTDRMVVRRLFGTIVPRYQKGRGGYTRIIRTAPRRGDAAPMALLELVK
- a CDS encoding energy-coupling factor transporter transmembrane component T, translating into MDLFKGLVLGQYVPVDSIVHRLDPRTKILATVLLLGVLFGVGAFAGLALLTAFLGGVALIARIGLRYLLRGIRPLFWLLVFAVVLQVFFGEAGGHPIVQWGPVVITRENVTQAAFYGWRLILLVLSTTLMTLVTSPVEFTDGLERLLRPLQRVGVPAHDLAMMMTIALRFIPTLLEEAEKIMKAQMARGAEFSRGGLVTRARALIPLLVPLFVSAFRRADALAVAMEARCYRGGEGRTRMRPLELHVRDVVALLVVVAASAAALLRPAVW
- a CDS encoding energy-coupling factor transporter ATPase, whose product is MVPPLIAVRDLHYAYHPGTPDSTPALQGIDLDVASGECLAIIGGNGSGKSTLAKHLNALLLPTSGEVRVDGIDTRDPEGAWQVRQRVGMVFEHPDNQIVAAVVEEDVAFGCENLGLPPAEIRDRVDRALQTVGLQSLRRHPPHQLSGGQKQRVAIAGVLAMHPRCLVLDEATSMLDPQGQQEVMETALGLCRRDGLTLVLITHTMEEAAAADRIVVMAQGRIALAGAPAEVFAQERELRRLRLEAPELVRLGRALAADGIAVPSDLLTLDALVDALAPRP